From the genome of Azospira restricta, one region includes:
- the alc gene encoding allantoicase yields the protein MDNTSFLTAPAAELPAWTQQQINLADARLGAEAVACSDDFFAPMSRLLQAPAAIFVPGKYDAHGKWMDGWESRRKRGPGHDWCVVRLARPGRLAGVDIDTSFFTGNYPPAASLDGCRAGRDPQDAASWEPVLAPTPLGGNRHHLIEIASGDAVFSHLRLNILPDGGVARLRVYGRPAGEPEVAADGLVDLAAALNGAWPVSWNDQHFGVVGNLLLPGRGIDMGDGWETRRRREPGFDWCIVALGRPGTIRRIELDTAHFKGNFPDRCSLQAVHAPGMSREALVTQSQFWPTLLPETPMRADHLHLLTDAVAALGAVSHVRLNLHPDGGVSRLRLWGEPA from the coding sequence ATGGACAACACTTCCTTCCTCACCGCCCCGGCCGCCGAACTCCCGGCCTGGACGCAGCAGCAGATCAACCTCGCCGACGCCCGCCTGGGCGCCGAGGCCGTCGCCTGTTCCGACGATTTCTTCGCGCCGATGTCGCGCCTGCTGCAGGCGCCGGCCGCGATCTTCGTCCCCGGCAAGTACGATGCCCACGGCAAGTGGATGGACGGCTGGGAATCGCGGCGCAAGCGCGGCCCCGGCCACGACTGGTGCGTCGTCCGCCTGGCCCGTCCGGGCCGGCTGGCCGGCGTCGACATCGACACCAGCTTCTTCACCGGCAACTATCCGCCCGCCGCCTCGCTCGACGGCTGCCGCGCCGGCCGCGACCCGCAGGACGCCGCCAGCTGGGAGCCGGTGCTGGCGCCGACGCCGCTGGGCGGCAACCGCCATCACCTGATCGAAATCGCCAGCGGCGACGCCGTGTTCAGCCACCTGCGCCTCAACATCCTGCCCGACGGCGGCGTCGCCCGCCTGCGCGTCTACGGCCGCCCGGCCGGCGAGCCGGAAGTCGCCGCCGACGGCCTCGTCGACCTCGCCGCGGCGCTCAACGGCGCCTGGCCGGTGTCCTGGAACGACCAGCATTTCGGCGTCGTCGGCAACCTGCTGCTGCCGGGACGCGGCATCGACATGGGCGACGGCTGGGAAACCCGCCGCCGGCGCGAACCCGGCTTCGACTGGTGCATCGTCGCCCTCGGCCGGCCCGGCACCATCCGCCGCATCGAGCTCGACACCGCCCATTTCAAGGGCAACTTCCCCGACCGCTGCTCGCTGCAGGCCGTCCACGCCCCAGGCATGAGCCGCGAGGCGCTGGTCACGCAGTCCCAGTTCTGGCCGACGCTGCTGCCGGAAACGCCGATGCGCGCCGACCACCTGCACCTCCTCACCGACGCGGTGGCGGCGCTCGGCGCGGTCAGCCACGTCCGTCTCAACCTGCACCCGGACGGCGGCGTCTCCCGGCTGCGCCTGTGGGGCGAGCCGGCATGA
- the ureE gene encoding urease accessory protein UreE produces MLILNRRTDAAATDTVALAYDERKRSRLKVTLASGREAGIFLERGDHLHGGDRLAAEDGSAVVEIVAAPERLIEASADSPLLFARAAYHLGNRHVPVQLLPTAQGGRLRFQTDHVLAEMVRGLGCAVAETEAPFQPESGAYGAHGGHHRHGGEGDEGNDLHDPGHGPHRSLPKIHQFKPR; encoded by the coding sequence ATGCTGATCCTGAACCGACGCACCGACGCCGCGGCCACCGACACCGTGGCGCTGGCCTACGACGAGCGCAAGCGCAGCCGCCTCAAGGTGACGCTCGCCTCCGGCCGCGAGGCCGGCATCTTCCTCGAACGCGGCGACCACCTGCACGGCGGCGACCGGCTCGCCGCCGAGGACGGCAGCGCCGTCGTCGAGATCGTCGCCGCCCCGGAGCGGCTGATCGAGGCGAGCGCCGACAGCCCGCTGCTGTTCGCCCGCGCCGCCTACCATCTCGGCAACCGCCACGTGCCGGTGCAGCTCCTGCCGACGGCGCAGGGCGGCCGGCTGCGCTTCCAGACCGACCACGTGCTGGCCGAGATGGTGCGCGGGCTGGGCTGCGCGGTCGCCGAAACGGAGGCGCCCTTCCAGCCGGAATCCGGCGCCTACGGGGCGCACGGCGGGCATCACCGGCACGGCGGCGAGGGCGACGAGGGCAACGACTTGCACGACCCCGGCCACGGCCCGCACCGCTCGCTGCCGAAGATCCACCAGTTCAAGCCGCGCTGA
- the ureC gene encoding urease subunit alpha produces the protein MSTRISRQAYAEMFGPTTGDRIRLADTELIIEVEQDCTIYGEEVKFGGGKVIRDGMGQSQRVAAEVVDTVITNALIVDAVTGIVKADIGVKNGRIAAIGKAGNPDIQPGVTIVVGPGTEVIAGEGMIVTAGGIDTHIHFICPQQIEEALTSGVTTMIGGGTGPATGTFATTCTPGPWHIHAMLSAAEAFPMNLGFLGKGNASLPAALREQVEAGVIGLKLHEDWGTTPAAIDCCLAVADEMDVQVAIHTDTLNESGFVEATLAAFKGRTIHTFHTEGAGGGHAPDIIKAAGLPNVLPSSTNPTMPYTVNTIDEHLDMLMVCHHLDPAIAEDVAFAESRIRRETIAAEDILHDLGVFSMMSSDSQAMGRVGEVIIRTWQAAHKMKMQRGTLPEDSARNDNFRVKRYIAKYTINPALTHGIAHTVGSVEVGKLADLVLWKPAFFGVKPTLIVKGGMIAAAAMGDPNASIPTPQPVHYRPMFGAYGRALKTAVTFVSQAALQNPAVAALGLQKPLVAVAGTRTLQKSDMVHNGATPEITVDPETYVVKADGVHLVCEPATTLPLAQRYFLF, from the coding sequence ATGAGCACGAGGATTTCGCGGCAGGCGTATGCCGAGATGTTCGGCCCGACGACCGGCGACCGCATCCGGCTCGCCGACACCGAACTGATCATCGAGGTCGAGCAGGACTGCACGATCTACGGCGAGGAGGTGAAGTTCGGCGGCGGCAAGGTGATCCGCGACGGCATGGGCCAGAGCCAGCGCGTCGCCGCCGAGGTGGTCGACACGGTGATCACCAACGCGCTGATCGTCGATGCCGTCACCGGCATCGTCAAGGCCGACATCGGCGTGAAGAACGGCCGCATCGCGGCGATCGGCAAGGCCGGCAACCCGGACATCCAGCCCGGGGTGACGATCGTCGTCGGCCCGGGCACCGAGGTCATCGCCGGCGAGGGCATGATCGTCACCGCCGGCGGCATCGATACGCACATCCACTTCATCTGCCCGCAGCAGATCGAGGAGGCGCTGACGTCCGGCGTCACCACCATGATCGGCGGCGGCACCGGCCCGGCCACCGGCACCTTCGCCACGACCTGCACGCCGGGGCCGTGGCACATCCATGCGATGCTGTCGGCCGCCGAGGCCTTCCCGATGAACCTCGGCTTCCTCGGCAAGGGCAACGCCAGCCTGCCGGCGGCGCTGCGCGAGCAGGTCGAGGCCGGCGTCATCGGGCTCAAGCTGCACGAGGACTGGGGCACGACGCCGGCCGCGATCGACTGCTGCCTGGCCGTCGCCGACGAGATGGACGTGCAGGTGGCGATCCACACCGACACGCTGAACGAGTCGGGCTTCGTCGAGGCCACCCTCGCCGCCTTCAAGGGCCGCACCATCCACACCTTCCACACCGAGGGGGCGGGCGGCGGCCACGCGCCGGACATCATCAAGGCGGCGGGGCTGCCCAACGTGCTGCCGAGTTCGACCAACCCGACCATGCCCTACACCGTGAACACCATCGACGAGCACCTCGACATGCTGATGGTGTGCCACCACCTCGATCCGGCGATCGCCGAGGACGTGGCCTTCGCCGAATCGCGCATCCGCCGCGAGACCATCGCCGCCGAGGACATCCTGCACGACCTGGGCGTGTTCTCGATGATGAGCTCGGATTCGCAGGCGATGGGCCGCGTCGGCGAGGTGATCATCCGCACCTGGCAGGCCGCGCACAAGATGAAGATGCAGCGCGGCACCTTGCCGGAGGACAGCGCGCGCAACGACAACTTCCGCGTCAAGCGCTACATCGCCAAGTACACGATCAATCCCGCGCTGACGCACGGCATCGCGCACACCGTGGGTTCCGTGGAAGTCGGCAAGCTCGCCGACCTGGTGCTGTGGAAGCCCGCGTTCTTCGGCGTGAAGCCCACGCTGATCGTCAAGGGCGGCATGATCGCGGCGGCCGCGATGGGCGATCCCAACGCCTCGATCCCGACGCCGCAGCCGGTGCATTACCGCCCGATGTTCGGCGCTTACGGACGCGCGCTGAAGACCGCGGTGACCTTCGTCTCGCAGGCGGCGCTGCAGAACCCGGCCGTCGCCGCGCTGGGGCTGCAGAAGCCGCTGGTCGCCGTCGCCGGCACGCGTACGCTGCAGAAGTCGGACATGGTGCACAACGGCGCGACGCCGGAGATCACCGTCGATCCCGAGACCTACGTCGTCAAGGCCGACGGCGTACATCTGGTCTGCGAGCCGGCGACGACGCTGCCGCTGGCGCAACGCTACTTCCTGTTCTGA
- a CDS encoding DEAD/DEAH box helicase has product MKFTDLGLSAGILRAVAAQGYDTPTPIQQQAIPVVLAGRDLMACAQTGTGKTAGFTLPILQLLSNGRARPKQPRALVLTPTRELAMQVEESVRTYGTHLPLSSLAVFGGVGMNPQIQALARGIDILVATPGRLLDHMQQKTVDLSKVEILVLDEADRMLDMGFIRDIRKILATMPKQKQSLLFSATFSDEIRELAQTFLNDPASVEVARRNTAAESVAQRVIHVDRENKAPLLIHLFETHGWHQVLVFTRTKHGADALSRKLEKAGIRSAALHGNKSQGARVRALNEFKDGKLVALVATDIAARGIDIDALPHVINFELPNISEDYVHRIGRTGRAGMEGEALSLVCADERAYLRDIEKLIKRDLEKLTLPGFEPSAVPTVSAPATKGNGQRQGQPPKSQAGKPAGNGQKPAGGQPGQNAGRRRRGGGGGKPQGGAPGGNPGHRSGQRHH; this is encoded by the coding sequence ATGAAATTCACCGACCTCGGCCTCTCGGCCGGGATCCTGCGCGCCGTTGCCGCGCAGGGCTACGACACCCCGACCCCGATCCAGCAGCAGGCGATCCCCGTCGTCCTCGCCGGCCGCGACCTGATGGCCTGCGCGCAGACCGGTACCGGCAAGACCGCCGGCTTCACGCTGCCGATCCTGCAGCTGCTGTCCAACGGCCGTGCCCGGCCGAAGCAGCCGCGCGCGCTGGTGCTCACCCCGACGCGCGAGCTGGCGATGCAGGTCGAGGAGAGCGTGCGCACCTACGGCACGCACCTGCCGCTCTCCTCGCTCGCCGTCTTCGGCGGCGTCGGCATGAACCCGCAGATCCAGGCGCTGGCGCGCGGCATCGACATCCTCGTGGCGACGCCCGGCCGCCTGCTCGACCACATGCAGCAGAAGACCGTCGACCTGTCGAAGGTCGAGATCCTCGTCCTCGACGAGGCCGACCGCATGCTCGACATGGGCTTCATCCGCGACATCCGCAAGATCCTGGCGACGATGCCGAAGCAGAAGCAGAGCCTGCTCTTCTCGGCGACCTTCTCCGACGAGATCCGCGAGCTGGCGCAGACCTTCCTCAACGACCCGGCCAGCGTCGAGGTCGCGCGCCGCAACACCGCCGCCGAATCGGTCGCGCAGCGCGTCATCCACGTCGACCGCGAGAACAAGGCGCCGCTGCTGATCCATCTCTTCGAGACGCACGGCTGGCACCAGGTGCTGGTGTTTACGCGCACCAAGCACGGCGCCGACGCGCTGTCGCGCAAGCTGGAGAAGGCCGGCATCCGCTCGGCGGCGCTGCACGGCAACAAGTCGCAGGGCGCCCGCGTGCGCGCACTCAACGAATTCAAGGACGGCAAGCTGGTGGCGCTGGTCGCCACCGACATCGCCGCGCGCGGCATCGACATCGACGCGCTGCCGCACGTCATCAACTTCGAGCTGCCGAACATCTCCGAGGACTACGTGCACCGCATCGGCCGCACCGGCCGCGCCGGCATGGAAGGCGAGGCGCTGTCGCTGGTCTGCGCCGACGAGCGCGCCTACCTGCGCGACATCGAAAAGCTGATCAAGCGCGACCTGGAGAAGCTGACGCTGCCCGGCTTCGAGCCGAGCGCGGTGCCCACCGTGTCGGCGCCGGCGACGAAGGGCAACGGCCAGCGCCAGGGGCAGCCGCCGAAGTCGCAGGCCGGCAAGCCCGCCGGCAACGGCCAGAAGCCCGCCGGCGGCCAGCCCGGGCAGAACGCCGGCCGCCGCCGGCGTGGGGGCGGCGGCGGCAAGCCGCAGGGTGGCGCCCCGGGCGGCAACCCGGGACACCGCAGCGGGCAGCGGCATCACTGA
- a CDS encoding methyl-accepting chemotaxis protein has product MNRMRFAVRFIIIGAAGGLLVAALLAQFLVAVNERLSKTRDEVDGVARVVALRGVSQLVDRHLLASSLVAFGDSSASEKDAAGLRQQIGAALSAAGKQAQGSAVLDDAWKALDKEWQLFNQVIANSSAPEIRELHQRFADRLAALARLTADEAGLTLDPEVDANYLYDTLVNRLPQLLETVGQIRLRVANIASVQMIDATDVGRLDRLTGDAVSQLGRVKENLDKVGRAAPELKAGFDKGLAEVQKGIDLTRRLIDGRLVSAGDINIPVPEALEKTDPARLATQQLEGLVAKSLQGRLEARLGELERKRNLNLFAVLAGMLVAGYLSVGSYLSMQAGTRCLMEGGKRLADGELGYRIAVGTRDEFADIAESFNRMADAFRGVINTLQTSAGALLDAAHTMNDATHQLAASSSEQSRLTQETASSADAMADSIRSVATNAGEVDHIARDSRQQTDDGYKNLMRMLDEIRVVREAVEQIAVTVAEFVQATMDIHGMTGQVRDIAEQTNLLALNAAIEAARAGEHGRGFAVVADEVRKLAEKSAKSANEIDRLTQEINARSDGVTGAITRGKDSLSASEGFLQDVSGRLSSASESVAKTSEGVDVITGAMRSQAESVQAIRDFVVRIADMASQNDAVVGRAEQEAERLEHLSQELRGLVARFRV; this is encoded by the coding sequence ATGAACCGCATGCGCTTCGCGGTGCGCTTCATCATCATCGGCGCCGCCGGTGGTCTGCTCGTCGCCGCGCTGCTCGCGCAGTTCCTGGTCGCAGTCAATGAGCGGCTGTCGAAGACGCGCGACGAGGTCGACGGCGTGGCCCGCGTGGTCGCGCTGCGCGGCGTCAGCCAGCTGGTCGACCGCCACCTGCTCGCCTCGTCGCTGGTCGCCTTCGGCGACAGTTCGGCCTCCGAGAAGGACGCCGCCGGGCTGCGCCAGCAGATCGGCGCCGCGCTGTCCGCCGCCGGCAAGCAGGCGCAGGGCAGCGCCGTGCTCGACGACGCGTGGAAGGCGCTCGACAAGGAATGGCAGCTGTTCAACCAGGTGATCGCCAACTCCTCGGCGCCCGAAATCCGCGAGCTGCACCAGCGTTTCGCCGACCGCCTCGCCGCGCTCGCCCGCCTCACCGCCGACGAGGCCGGGCTGACGCTGGATCCGGAAGTGGATGCCAACTATCTCTACGACACGCTGGTCAACCGCCTGCCGCAACTGCTGGAGACGGTCGGCCAGATCCGCCTGCGCGTCGCCAACATCGCCAGCGTGCAGATGATCGACGCCACCGACGTCGGCCGCCTCGACCGCCTGACCGGCGACGCGGTCAGCCAGCTCGGCCGCGTCAAGGAGAACCTCGACAAGGTCGGCCGCGCCGCGCCCGAGCTGAAGGCCGGCTTCGACAAGGGGCTGGCCGAGGTGCAGAAAGGCATCGACCTCACCCGGCGGCTGATCGACGGCCGCCTGGTCAGCGCCGGCGACATCAACATCCCGGTGCCGGAAGCGCTGGAAAAGACCGACCCGGCCCGGCTCGCGACACAGCAGCTGGAAGGGCTGGTCGCGAAATCGCTGCAGGGGCGGCTGGAGGCGCGGCTCGGCGAGCTCGAACGCAAGCGCAACCTCAACCTGTTCGCGGTGCTCGCCGGCATGCTCGTCGCCGGCTACCTGTCGGTCGGCTCCTACCTGAGCATGCAGGCCGGCACGCGCTGCCTGATGGAGGGCGGCAAGCGGCTGGCCGACGGCGAACTCGGCTACCGCATCGCGGTCGGCACGCGCGACGAATTCGCCGACATCGCCGAGAGCTTCAACCGCATGGCCGACGCCTTCCGGGGGGTGATCAACACGCTGCAGACCAGCGCCGGCGCGCTGCTCGACGCCGCGCACACGATGAACGACGCGACCCACCAGCTCGCCGCCAGCTCCTCCGAGCAGAGCCGGCTGACGCAGGAGACCGCGTCGTCGGCCGACGCCATGGCCGACAGCATCCGCAGCGTCGCCACCAACGCCGGCGAGGTCGACCACATCGCCCGCGACAGCCGGCAGCAGACCGACGACGGCTACAAGAACCTGATGCGCATGCTCGACGAGATCCGCGTCGTGCGCGAGGCGGTCGAGCAGATCGCCGTCACCGTCGCCGAATTCGTGCAGGCGACGATGGACATCCACGGCATGACCGGCCAGGTGCGCGACATCGCCGAGCAGACCAACCTGCTCGCGCTGAACGCGGCGATCGAGGCGGCGCGCGCCGGCGAGCACGGCCGCGGCTTCGCGGTGGTCGCCGACGAGGTCAGGAAGCTCGCCGAGAAGTCGGCCAAGTCGGCCAACGAGATCGACCGCCTGACGCAGGAGATCAACGCCCGCTCCGACGGCGTCACCGGCGCCATCACCCGCGGCAAGGACTCGCTGTCGGCGAGCGAGGGCTTCCTGCAGGACGTTTCCGGCCGCCTGTCGTCGGCCAGCGAATCGGTGGCGAAGACCTCGGAAGGCGTCGACGTGATCACCGGCGCGATGCGCTCGCAGGCCGAGTCGGTGCAGGCGATCCGCGACTTCGTCGTGCGCATCGCCGACATGGCCAGCCAGAACGACGCCGTCGTCGGCCGCGCCGAGCAGGAGGCGGAGCGGCTGGAGCACCTGTCGCAGGAGCTGCGCGGGCTGGTCGCGCGCTTCCGCGTCTAG
- the ureA gene encoding urease subunit gamma, whose amino-acid sequence MELTPREKDKLLIFTAGLLAERRQARGLKLNYPEAVALITCAILEGAREGKTVAALMHEGTQVLARTDVMDGVAEMIPEIQVEATFPDGTKLVTVHNPIV is encoded by the coding sequence ATGGAGCTGACCCCACGAGAGAAAGACAAGCTGCTGATCTTCACCGCCGGCCTGCTCGCCGAACGGCGCCAGGCCCGGGGCCTGAAGCTCAACTATCCGGAGGCGGTGGCGCTGATCACCTGCGCCATCCTCGAAGGTGCGCGCGAGGGCAAGACCGTCGCCGCGCTGATGCACGAGGGCACCCAGGTGCTGGCGCGCACCGACGTGATGGACGGGGTCGCCGAGATGATCCCGGAGATCCAGGTCGAGGCGACCTTCCCGGACGGGACGAAGCTGGTCACCGTGCACAACCCCATCGTCTGA
- a CDS encoding urease subunit beta, giving the protein MIPGELLAEPGELELNAGRPTIVLTVANTGDRPIQVGSHYHFHETNAALAFDREAARGYRLDIAAGTAVRFEPGQTRTVQLVALAGERRVYGFRGMIQGAL; this is encoded by the coding sequence ATGATCCCCGGAGAACTGCTCGCCGAACCCGGCGAACTCGAACTGAACGCCGGCCGGCCGACGATCGTGCTGACGGTGGCGAACACCGGCGACCGGCCGATCCAGGTCGGCTCGCACTACCATTTCCACGAAACCAACGCCGCGCTGGCCTTCGACCGCGAAGCGGCGCGCGGCTACCGCCTCGACATCGCCGCCGGCACCGCCGTCCGCTTCGAGCCGGGGCAGACGCGCACGGTGCAGCTGGTCGCGCTGGCCGGCGAGCGCAGGGTCTATGGTTTCCGCGGCATGATCCAGGGGGCGCTATGA
- a CDS encoding urease accessory protein UreF, giving the protein MTVPHAAALPLARLLQLASPALPVGAYTYSQGLEWAVECGVVRDEATAGRWIGDLLAHGIGRYEAPLVAALMAAWSHGDRREIARLNAEFIASREAAELRAETVQMGFSMRRLLADLRDDALAPHGEALAALDEVAFPTAWAGIAAAWGIAVDAAVTAYLWSWAENQAMAALKAVPLGQAAGQRLLAALGAELPRIAAAAIALPEARWSNFAPAFAIACARHETQYSRLFRS; this is encoded by the coding sequence CTGACCGTGCCGCACGCCGCCGCCCTGCCGCTCGCCCGCCTGCTCCAGCTCGCCAGCCCGGCCCTGCCGGTCGGCGCCTACACCTATTCGCAGGGGCTGGAATGGGCGGTCGAATGCGGCGTCGTCCGCGACGAGGCGACCGCCGGCCGCTGGATCGGCGACCTGCTCGCGCACGGCATCGGGCGCTACGAGGCGCCGCTCGTCGCGGCGCTGATGGCGGCCTGGTCGCACGGCGACCGGCGGGAGATCGCCCGCCTCAACGCGGAGTTCATCGCCAGCCGCGAAGCCGCCGAGCTGCGCGCGGAAACCGTGCAGATGGGCTTCTCGATGCGCCGCCTGCTCGCCGACCTGCGCGACGACGCGCTCGCGCCGCACGGCGAGGCGCTCGCCGCGCTCGACGAGGTCGCCTTCCCCACGGCCTGGGCCGGCATCGCCGCGGCCTGGGGTATCGCGGTCGACGCCGCAGTGACCGCCTACCTCTGGTCGTGGGCGGAGAACCAGGCGATGGCGGCGCTGAAGGCCGTGCCGCTCGGGCAGGCCGCCGGCCAACGCCTGCTCGCCGCGCTCGGCGCCGAGCTGCCGCGCATCGCCGCCGCGGCGATCGCGCTGCCCGAGGCGCGCTGGAGCAACTTCGCGCCGGCGTTCGCGATCGCCTGCGCCCGCCACGAAACGCAATATTCACGTCTCTTCAGGTCCTGA
- a CDS encoding ureidoglycolate lyase yields MSPLVDALRAEALTAAAFAPYGQVIECAGHASYAINAGSSQRFSDLAQLESDAAGRLALSIFRAAAQALPCRLHTLERHPLGSQAFVPLAGQRFVVVVAETADPGTLRAFVSDGRQGVNFRPATWHHPLLAIDAGEFLVADRIGPGDNCEVIDLAGRGLSVRC; encoded by the coding sequence ATGAGTCCGCTCGTCGACGCGCTGCGGGCCGAGGCGCTGACGGCCGCCGCCTTCGCCCCCTACGGCCAGGTCATCGAGTGCGCCGGCCACGCCAGCTACGCGATCAACGCCGGCAGCAGCCAGCGCTTCAGCGACCTCGCCCAGCTCGAAAGCGACGCCGCCGGCCGGCTGGCGCTGTCCATCTTCCGGGCCGCCGCGCAGGCGCTGCCCTGCCGCCTGCACACGCTGGAACGCCACCCCCTCGGTTCGCAGGCCTTCGTGCCGCTGGCCGGCCAGCGTTTCGTCGTGGTCGTCGCCGAGACCGCCGACCCCGGCACGCTGCGCGCCTTCGTCAGCGACGGCCGCCAGGGCGTCAACTTCCGCCCGGCGACCTGGCATCACCCGTTGCTGGCCATCGATGCCGGCGAGTTCCTCGTCGCCGACCGCATCGGCCCCGGCGACAACTGCGAGGTGATCGATCTCGCCGGCCGCGGGCTGAGCGTCCGTTGCTGA
- the ureG gene encoding urease accessory protein UreG: MNKQASKSRPAALRVGIGGPVGSGKTALTLALCQALRDRIDMAVVTNDIYTAEDAKFLVNHSALAPERIIGVETGGCPHTAIREDASINLEAVDRLQRAFPGVELILVESGGDNLAATFSPELSDLTLYVIDVAAGEKIPRKGGPGITKSDLLVINKIDLAPLVGASLEVMAQDAKAQRGERPFVFTNLKTGEGLPTVIDFILDRGMLR; this comes from the coding sequence ATGAACAAGCAAGCCTCGAAATCCCGCCCCGCCGCACTGCGCGTCGGCATCGGCGGTCCCGTCGGTTCCGGCAAGACCGCGCTGACGCTGGCCCTGTGCCAGGCCCTGCGCGACCGGATCGACATGGCCGTGGTGACGAACGACATCTACACCGCGGAGGATGCGAAATTCCTCGTCAATCATTCGGCGCTCGCGCCGGAGCGCATCATCGGCGTCGAGACCGGCGGCTGCCCGCACACGGCGATCCGCGAGGACGCCTCGATCAACCTCGAGGCCGTCGACCGCCTGCAGCGTGCCTTTCCCGGCGTCGAGCTGATCCTCGTCGAATCGGGCGGCGACAATCTCGCCGCGACCTTCTCGCCGGAACTCTCCGACCTCACCCTCTACGTGATCGACGTCGCCGCCGGCGAGAAGATCCCGCGCAAGGGCGGACCCGGCATCACCAAGTCGGACCTGCTGGTCATCAACAAGATCGACCTGGCGCCGCTGGTCGGCGCCTCGCTGGAGGTGATGGCGCAGGATGCGAAGGCCCAGCGCGGCGAACGCCCTTTCGTGTTCACCAACCTGAAGACCGGCGAGGGGCTGCCGACCGTGATCGACTTCATCCTCGACCGCGGCATGCTGCGCTGA
- a CDS encoding urease accessory protein UreD yields the protein MNSRLPVTPPPANAWLAELQLGFAARDGRTLLRENRHCGPLRVQKALYPEGDAVCQAIVLHPPSGVAGGDRLAIAIAVGRDAHAQITTPGAGKWYRSGGADAAQTVALDVGAGATLEWLPQESIVFDGARARMETRIDLAADARLIAWDILCLGRTASGERFRRGRVDLALRIDRGGIPVWRERGGFAGDDALLDSPAGWAGATVCGTLLATFPGLPQQAPALLERCRAIPPADGARHALSALPNGGGLVVARYLGDSSEAARHWFAALWHELRPACCGRPAQIPRIWNT from the coding sequence ATGAACTCCCGCCTGCCCGTTACGCCGCCGCCCGCCAACGCGTGGCTGGCCGAGCTGCAGCTCGGCTTCGCCGCGCGCGACGGCCGCACGCTGCTGCGCGAGAACCGCCACTGCGGCCCGCTGCGCGTGCAGAAGGCGCTCTACCCGGAAGGCGACGCGGTCTGCCAGGCGATCGTGCTGCATCCGCCGTCCGGCGTCGCCGGCGGCGACCGGCTGGCCATCGCGATCGCGGTCGGCCGCGACGCGCACGCGCAGATCACCACGCCGGGGGCCGGCAAGTGGTATCGCAGCGGCGGCGCCGACGCGGCGCAAACGGTCGCGCTCGACGTCGGCGCAGGCGCGACGCTGGAATGGCTGCCGCAGGAAAGCATCGTCTTCGACGGCGCCCGCGCGCGCATGGAAACCCGCATCGACCTCGCCGCCGACGCCCGGCTGATCGCCTGGGACATCCTCTGCCTCGGCCGTACCGCCTCCGGCGAGCGCTTCCGCCGCGGGCGCGTCGACCTCGCGCTGCGCATCGACCGCGGCGGCATCCCGGTGTGGCGCGAGCGCGGCGGCTTCGCCGGCGACGACGCGCTGCTCGACAGCCCGGCCGGGTGGGCCGGCGCCACCGTCTGCGGCACCTTGCTGGCGACCTTTCCCGGCCTGCCGCAGCAGGCGCCGGCGCTGCTCGAACGCTGCCGGGCGATCCCGCCCGCCGACGGCGCCCGGCATGCGCTGTCGGCGCTGCCGAACGGCGGCGGCCTCGTCGTCGCGCGCTACCTCGGCGACAGCAGCGAGGCCGCGCGCCACTGGTTCGCCGCGCTCTGGCACGAGCTCCGGCCCGCCTGCTGCGGGCGGCCGGCGCAGATTCCCCGCATCTGGAACACCTGA